In bacterium, the following are encoded in one genomic region:
- a CDS encoding heparinase, with translation NFNIYHKGFLALDTGTRPEPGQHLTHYYCRSVAHNCVLIRMPGEEMPRYWGSPAPDETVLPYPNDGGQCKAETGSAVVAFETGERFSYVAGDATGAYDARKCGLALRQFVFLPPDFFVVFDRVESRDPSYPKTWLLHTATEPVLQGDTFHADHESGRLFCRTLLPKDATLGKIGGPGRQFWSDGRNWPLPVAWRAPDTTALLGQWRVEVAPGAPRESDLFLHLIQVGDRDSLQTMVSSELLQEPGYSGVRFVSGNRRWQVLFAESGAPSGRIRLEENGQVVLERELSRTVQPQSGLFGN, from the coding sequence CAATTTCAACATCTACCACAAGGGGTTCCTGGCCCTGGACACAGGCACGCGCCCGGAGCCGGGCCAGCACCTTACGCACTATTACTGCCGCAGCGTGGCGCACAACTGTGTCCTGATCCGCATGCCGGGTGAGGAGATGCCGCGCTACTGGGGCTCCCCGGCCCCGGATGAGACAGTCCTACCTTACCCCAACGACGGCGGCCAGTGCAAGGCCGAGACCGGCTCGGCGGTGGTGGCGTTCGAGACCGGCGAGCGGTTCAGCTACGTGGCCGGGGATGCCACCGGGGCCTATGATGCGCGCAAGTGTGGACTGGCCCTTCGGCAGTTTGTGTTCCTGCCCCCGGACTTTTTCGTGGTGTTCGACCGGGTGGAATCGCGCGATCCCTCTTATCCCAAGACATGGCTCCTGCATACCGCCACTGAGCCGGTGCTCCAGGGCGACACGTTCCACGCGGACCACGAGAGCGGGCGCCTGTTCTGCCGGACGTTGCTTCCCAAGGATGCCACTCTGGGCAAGATCGGCGGGCCGGGACGCCAGTTCTGGTCGGATGGACGCAACTGGCCCTTGCCAGTGGCCTGGCGCGCCCCCGACACCACGGCCCTGCTCGGCCAGTGGCGGGTGGAGGTGGCCCCCGGCGCCCCGCGCGAGAGCGACCTGTTCCTGCACCTGATCCAGGTGGGGGACCGGGATTCTTTGCAGACAATGGTTTCCTCGGAGCTGCTGCAGGAGCCGGGATACTCCGGGGTGCGCTTTGTCAGCGGGAATCGCCGCTGGCAGGTGCTGTTCGCCGAGAGCGGCGCACCGTCGGGCAGAATCAGGCTGGAGGAGAACGGCCAGGTGGTCCTGGAGCGGGAGCTGAGCCGTACGGTCCAGCCGCAGAGCGGCCTGTTCGGCAACTGA